The DNA segment TCCCCATGCTTATAACTTCGCGAGATCAGCGTCAATGTTGACATTGCCTCATCCTTCAACTTTGCGCCGCGTTTGCTCGAAACATGGAGGTGACCCAATGAAAGAACAAAACGAAGCCCACTTTCTGTCCTACATCCGCGAAAGAGTGAAGTTCATGGAGTCGCACGAAAAGACAGTGACTCTAATGATTGATGAAATCCACATCAAGCCATACTTTGATTATAAAGGAGGCAGCATAGTAGGATCGTCAGCGAATTCACAAGAAGCAGCCACAACTGCCCACGTTTTCATGATACAGTCGCTCCTGTCAGCTAACAAGGACGTTATTCATATTCTTCCAGTGGCTAAAATGAACTCTGAAATCCTGCATGATTATTGCAAGAGGATAATATTAGAAATGGAATCATTGGGCCTTAAGGTGATAGCTGTAATCACCGACAACAACTCACTAAATCGAAAGATGATGTCGCTTTTCTCTGAGAACCGAGAAGTAAGCATTGTGTATCCCCACCCAGCCGACAAAAGCCGCCCCCTTTTTTATGTCGTTGACACTGTGCACGTACTTAAATGCATCCGGAACAATTGGATAAATCAGAAGAACCAAGGAACATGTTTATACTTTCCTGAAATGAGTCTTTCTGGAGTACTGCCCGATGGGCCTCCCAGAATGAAAGCTGCATCATTTGGTGCCGTGCGGCAGCTATATGCATTGGAAAAGACATCGCTTCTAAAGCTCGGCTACAAGTTAAATTCCAAAGCCGTTTATCCAACTCCCATGGAGAGACAGAATGTAAAGTTGGCGTTAGACGTCATTAACCCATTTGTCTCAAACGCACTTGAAATGCGGGGCAAGGCTCTGAAAATTATGAATTCCAGCTCAACAGCTCTCTTCATTAACATCATAGCAACATGGTGGAAAATAGTGAACGTAAAGATACCTTCCAAAGGTCGCCGTCTGAATGACCCCCTTCAATATCCAATCAGTTCAATCTCTGATCAACAGATAATATTCTTGAATGGTATCGTAGACTGGCTGGACGCTTGGCGCAGTGTTAATATGACCAGTGGCTGCATGACAAAAGAAACCCACTCTGCTTTGAGACTGACGTGCTACTCGCTTATTGAGCTTTCGCGGTACTGCCTAGAGGAACTAAAATTGAAGTATGTTCTGCTAGGAAAGTTCCAAACGGACACCCTTGAAGACCGTTTCGGTCGCTACCGGCAGCTTGCTGGGGCGCAGTACCATGTTTCTGTGCGGCAGCTTTTGgagtccgaaaaaaaaattcgattacaAAAGCTGCTGATGCTTCCCGAGCCAGACAACAACAGCGAGAGCGACGAAGAAATGCCACCGCACAAATTTTCAGTGTTGATTTCCGAGGAAGAAATCTCAAGCCCAAAGCATGACATGGAAGTTGTTACCTACATAGCTGGCTACTGTGCCTATGCAGCCCTAAAGAAACTTCCCTGTGCATTTTGCCGCAGCGCACTCATTCTGGAAGATATGAATATAGAAGTTGGATCGATCTTGCAAAATGATTGCAAACCTCTCCAGAGGCGGGTTGAAGTTCCCACAGCCATGCACTGTGCACATGGTGCTGGTTACGACGCTTGTTGTTGAAAAGCTCACCACGGGCGAAACTGGAAACGCATTCCTTGCATCTAGCAACCAACATGCAATTGTTAGCTCCACTGCCATTTCATTTCTGCGAGATGTTGCCTTGGAAACCTGCGAGAATGGTCCCACACCAGAGACACTCGTGCGGCATGTAGTGCGTGCCGCAACAAACGTTgctttgaacaacttttgcagaATGCGAAATGATCAAATTCAAAGTGCCGCGCAAAAAAAAGCTGCGGACAGAAaaatgaagacgttaagcaagAAATGAAATAGGTCGCTTCCAAcccttcctgtcaataaacccatTTGTACAAATGCATTTGCGACTTTTTCAGAACGCTGTTAACAAGTCTAAAAAGCCGCCTTAGATCGTTGCGGTGCATGCCTCAAtggagcgaaaaaagaaaaatacccgAGTGCATTAGTCAAACTCGCTAAATAATTACCGAATGCAAAAACCTTGCAACAGACGCGCACCTGGGTGTCATTCTAACAAGCAGCCACGACAGATTCAACTCGAACGACAAGCGACCGAAAGCAGCGGCCGGGGTGCCGGGGACCACAGGCGTGACGTCACGGTCCCCATGGAAGGGCCTTGAATAGTCC comes from the Amblyomma americanum isolate KBUSLIRL-KWMA chromosome 1, ASM5285725v1, whole genome shotgun sequence genome and includes:
- the LOC144130440 gene encoding uncharacterized protein LOC144130440, with the translated sequence MGRCCVPGCRGNYDTGPKVRVFAFPKDASRRESWIRAIPRKDFTPSVHSKVCELHFQENDLIRKLSHFDAASGKTLTVEIERVHLVSDAVPSIFPNCPAYLSTNHTRRESPASKRARMEDEALGKAIKSSMETKKDEEQRIAIASFQDLKHKLSGIGNSDFWTISVNSRCVMFLRIEENPSPHVRFSVTVFADLSLSVSAGMIKLNSLPCGGAIPEAVRDTSTLSVLLEQLEKHMTETSEETTASKTTTVLQHIGSLLNELTEESDATKELSALIRLLHEQITLTLAGPIRRYSADTLVFSSILHSISPHAYNFARSASMLTLPHPSTLRRVCSKHGGDPMKEQNEAHFLSYIRERVKFMESHEKTVTLMIDEIHIKPYFDYKGGSIVGSSANSQEAATTAHVFMIQSLLSANKDVIHILPVAKMNSEILHDYCKRIILEMESLGLKVIAVITDNNSLNRKMMSLFSENREVSIVYPHPADKSRPLFYVVDTVHVLKCIRNNWINQKNQGTCLYFPEMSLSGVLPDGPPRMKAASFGAVRQLYALEKTSLLKLGYKLNSKAVYPTPMERQNVKLALDVINPFVSNALEMRGKALKIMNSSSTALFINIIATWWKIVNNAVNKSKKPP